Below is a window of Nitrospinota bacterium DNA.
CCGGTCTTTTGCTGATCCGAAAATCCACCACCAGTTGCAAATTGAACTGGAGCCTTCTACCCGTTTTGCAAATATCAAAGATACTATTCAGCTTAAAGACTCCGCAACATTATGCAATGTTCCCTTTTACCTTCATTCAGACTTGAAACTGGATCGGGTTCCGGAAGGGTGGAAGGTGCATACATCATCCGGATTTCTCAAGTTGGAGTTTGTCGAGAAGCATTCCACAAATTGTCCTGATTCATTAACGCTGAACTATTCTGGAGTCCTTCATGACACTTCCCTTGAAGCTGATAAACCAATAGCGTCCGATGGATTATTTTTTTCTGGTGAGAGTTATTTTTATCCTCAAACAGAAGGGGACTTTCCCCGAATAACGTTTGAGATGAAGGTTTCGCTGCCCGAACCCTGGCATGCGGTGAGCCAGGGGAAAAGGCTAGGTGAACAGTTGTCTGGGACTAGGAGGATTGTTTCCTGGGAATCCAGCTTTCCTTCAGAAGAGATCTATTTAATCGGTAACAAGTTCCACATTCATGAAACAATACATAACGGGCTTCCTTTATATGCATATTTGCTTCAGGACGATGAAAGGCTGGCTGATCGTTACCTGCAAACTGCGAAGTCTTATACAGACTTTTATTCCCGGTTGATCGGTTCTTATCCTTATGAAAAGTTTGCATTGATAGAAAACTCCCGGCAGACCGGTTATGGAATGCCCTCTTTTACGTTCATGGGATCAAGGATTATACGCTTCCCGTTTATTCTGCACAGTTCTTATCCTCACGAAATTCTGCATAACTGGTGGGGCAACGGTGTTTTCCCGGATCTTGGGCATGGCAACTGGTCAGAAGGGCTGACCGCTTATCTTGCCGACCATCTTTTGTTGGAACTGAAAGGAAAAGGGGCCGCATACAGGTTTCAGGAAATGATGAAATATTCAAACTATGTCAACGATGAAAACGATTTCCCTTTGAATGAATTTGGTTATCGCGACAGCATGGCCTCTCAGGCAATTGGTTATGCCAAGTTGCTGATGGTTTTTCATATGCTTCGTAAAGAAACGGGCGATAGCAATTTTTTAAATGGCCTGAAAAAGTTTTATGAGACTTTCAAGTACCGATATGCCGGTTATGACGATATGCGAAAAACTTTTGAGGCGGAGTCAGGGCGGAGCTTAAAGGATTTTTTTCAGCAGTGGGTACACCGTAAAGGTGCTCCGGAAATTAGATTGAAGCACGCATCTTATGTGTCCTCCGGGGACCGATACGACCTTAAATTGACGGTTGAGCAGGAGGCCCCTGTATTTAAGGTGAAAATTCCCGTTGCTATTTGGTCCAAAGGTTCCTCGTTGGGAGAGATTCACACTATAGAAATCGATTCACGCGAGAAAGCATTTGATTTTCAATTACCTTCTGAACCTGTAGCGATCCGACTTGATCCATTTAGCGATGTATTCCGCCGATTGGGGGCTAAAGAAGCTCCATCCAGCTTGAGCCAGACTTATGGCGCAAAACAAATAACGGCTTTCATACCAGAAGAAGATTTCAATGATTACCAGAAATTTGCCAGTTCGGTGGCCAAACGGATTTTCAGGAACAATGGAAATGATTCTAATCCCGAAGGCAGCTTATGGATTTTTGGGAAAAATCATCCATTGAGCAAAATTTTTAAAGTACGACTCAAAAAAGTGGGAATTGAAATGGATGAGAAGGGTGTACAGTTGATTGAACGTTATTATCCATGGAAGGATCACAGCTTTGTGTTCACGCTTGCCAGGACAGACCAACAACAAGGAACCATGACCTGGGTTATTGCCGGCAACAAAGAAAGTGTACCCGGATTAATACGCAAACTGCCTCATTACGGCAAATACGGCTATCTGGTTTTTGAAGGTCCTGAGCCAGAGATTCAAGAAAGAGGGGTCTGGGCTACCAATCCCGTTGGACTGGAAGAAATTTTCAAGGAAGGACAACCGCTGCTTTTACCGGACCAAAAACCTCTGGTTTCTTTCAAGCCTGTTTTTCAAGATTAACTCCCGCAGTTGCATTTCACTTCAGGTGTTGGAATTTTTTAACGAAGGCGGTTTAAGGCGGCCATGACATCCTGCAGTCTGGGAAGGGCCAGCAGGCCATTATTGTAGGGTGCAACCGATTCCAGTTCGCCACTTTCAATCTTATCCAGTATGTTCTTTATTCCTTCCCGGTTTGGCTCTCCGGGTTCTTTTTTTTGTCTCTCTTTAAGCTGTTTCAGAATCCACCCGCATAATTCCAATTGCCCCGGTTCTACAAGATGCTCAACATAACGCACATCAATCCCGGTACGCCCAAGGATAAGAGAGATCATCGCTTGTGTTTGAATCACGCAGTCTTTTTTGCCTCGACTGAAGTTCAATCCTGATAAGTTTCTGTTTCGTAACTGAATTTTTGGAAGAGGGCTGCTGGTTTCTATTTTACGGCTACCGGGATTTTCTTGAACAATCTGTTTAGCTTTTTCTGTCACCAATCGAGGCTTAAAGGAATCCATGGCAATGATGTTGTCTGCCATATCAAAGTAATCCCCACTTCCTCCCATAACCAGAATGGTGCTTACCCCAAAATCCTTATAGAGCTCTTCAATCCGGTCGACAAGTGGGGTGATAGGTTCCTGGCCGGATGAGATCAATGCCTGCATACGGGCATCGCGGATCATGAAATTAGTCGCGCAGGTATCTTCATCCATAAGCAGAAGTGAGGAGCCCGACTCAACCGCTTCTATAATATTTACTGCCTGTGAGGTGGAGCCACTGGCTGAAACCGTCGAAAAGTTTTCGGTCGATGGAATGAGCGGTAGGTTGTCCATGAATCCGGAAACGTTAATGGGTTGTACACAGCGTCCGTCTTCTGCCCTGATTTTCACCGCGGTTGGCTGTGTGGCGATTCGCTCTCTCCCATCTCCAGTTGCATGCGGGTATACGGCATCCTGCAGGGCTTTCAGTAGAGTGCTCTTCCCGTGGAATCCTCCACCCACAATCAGAGTAATACCCAATGGAACAGGCATACCGCGGACAGTTCCGGCGTGAGGCAGATGAACTTCGGCGCTGAGTTCATCGGGTGCGGAAAATAACACTCCGCCACTTTCAAGCGGCAGATCGCTGACCCCCGAAGAGCGCGGTAGAAGCGAACCGTCAGCTACAAAGCTGGCCCATTGATTCTCGGTCAATAGCTGGTTCAGCCTGGAATAGTCTTCCAATGTTTCGATAGCCTGTTGAACTTTTTTCATGTCGAGAGATTTTGCCAGCAGGCTTTCCTCCCAGACAGGGGGGAGGATCTCGGAGAAAAGTTTTACACAGTCCCTGGCCATTACACTTCGCCCATCTCCCGGTAAGCCGGCGAACAGGGTCAGTATTACTTGATCCTTTTTTATTTGCAGTCCGCTTCGGCGGATTACTTTTTGACCTGGTGATTGCACGGCTATTTCGCCGCTTCTTCCTGAGCCTTTTATTTTACCTCGGCACTTTAGAGTTTGGAGGCTCACTATTCGTAATAAATGGTCTTCCAGGGCTAGTTTTCTTACAGGATTTTCATAATGGGATTTTGCAAAGCCGGCTTTTTCTAATTCGATCTTTATAGACAAGCGGGAGGGTGCCGCATAAGGGTCGCCTTGAACATGTTCAAAAGTTAACTCAAACAGGTCAAAGATGAACTTTTTGCCTTGCAATGCTTTATAGGCTTTATATCCTTTACCATCCAAGGATGTAATTTGATTGATGATTTCCTTTGGGGCGGACATTGTTATTAATGGGAAAAATGCCCTGCAAAACCCTGGGCGGAAATTCCTACAGGAAGATAAGAGCGGGCAATGTCTGCGATTTGGTTTCGATATGAAAGTTTAACCGAATCTTCTTCTACCTGGCTCATTGCCGAAGGAAGGCGGGTTCTAAAGGTTCGGGAACCACCTTCAGTCCCATCACCTTCTATAAAGTGGTCAATGATTACCGCAGAGGCCCCTGATTTTTTTAAACGTTCAAAAAAAAGCTTTGGGTTCTTCAGTGGATATAATGGGGAAAGACAAGCAACCGTGTTGAGTCCATAGCCTGACAGTTTTTCCAGGGCGGAAATCCGTTGCTCAATACTGCAGGGTGGAGGTGGCAGTCCTGGCAGGCGGTTGCGGTCTCCTTCGATTGAAATATGGATCCTGACTGAGCATAATTGTGACAGTTTTTGAATCACTTTAATATCATCCAGAATGCTGGAACTGTGGGTTTGCAGGATCAATGTGTCAGGCGGACAACTTGTCATGGCATCTAGTAGTGAACGGGTGACTCTATATTTTTTCTCAGCAGGTTGCCACGGGTCGGTGGAGCTTGACATGAAAATTGTAAATGGGGTTGAACGTTTGCGAGCCCATTTTTTTTCTTTTTCCACTGACTGGATATACAATTTGCTTGCATTAATTTTGACATCTACAAACTTCCCCCATTCACGTCCTTGTGTTAACCAATGATTAAAACGAACGTAGCAACCTTCACCGCAGGATGAAAGCCCAAAACCGCAACCGCGGTAGGGATTCAATGAGTGTGTGCACACTCCACTTAGATAACCGCTGGAGCGGGTCAGTAATGATTTGCTGGTTGTCAAGTTAATCTGCATATCACTGACTGAAAGGTAGGGTTTGTGCGACTCAGGGAATTTCGCCCCATTTTACAGAACCCAAATGCATTTTGAAGTTTGGTGCGGACCTATAAAACACCTCATAACCACCTGTGCTTCTGTTGGCGCCAGCGACCACCCATTTACGGTCGGGAAAATCTTCCAAATCCCATATCCAGACTTGCCTGTCATCTGTTTTAGTCAGTGTCAGCGAGCCAAGGTCATCTTCGAAAAAAACTGGCCGTACAA
It encodes the following:
- a CDS encoding ABC-ATPase domain-containing protein, yielding MSAPKEIINQITSLDGKGYKAYKALQGKKFIFDLFELTFEHVQGDPYAAPSRLSIKIELEKAGFAKSHYENPVRKLALEDHLLRIVSLQTLKCRGKIKGSGRSGEIAVQSPGQKVIRRSGLQIKKDQVILTLFAGLPGDGRSVMARDCVKLFSEILPPVWEESLLAKSLDMKKVQQAIETLEDYSRLNQLLTENQWASFVADGSLLPRSSGVSDLPLESGGVLFSAPDELSAEVHLPHAGTVRGMPVPLGITLIVGGGFHGKSTLLKALQDAVYPHATGDGRERIATQPTAVKIRAEDGRCVQPINVSGFMDNLPLIPSTENFSTVSASGSTSQAVNIIEAVESGSSLLLMDEDTCATNFMIRDARMQALISSGQEPITPLVDRIEELYKDFGVSTILVMGGSGDYFDMADNIIAMDSFKPRLVTEKAKQIVQENPGSRKIETSSPLPKIQLRNRNLSGLNFSRGKKDCVIQTQAMISLILGRTGIDVRYVEHLVEPGQLELCGWILKQLKERQKKEPGEPNREGIKNILDKIESGELESVAPYNNGLLALPRLQDVMAALNRLR